A genome region from Psychrobacter jeotgali includes the following:
- the ftsY gene encoding signal recognition particle-docking protein FtsY produces MNNPNNANRVVINLDGSLDDLDDDDITLPSLPAQSVDIIDEPIADKPETDAASETSDDIALGTPIVTPEPPEATEVAISDHDVKAKSATVPTMPLQPQLGESSSASTSSNVSTEMQSEVGQQAQDQDSQGRQKGSWFNRMKSGLSKSRKNLAEGMVNILIGGKEIDDELLEEVEDQLLVADIGVDATNRIIKSLTEQTARGDLIYAHSLYKALQTELVDILTPKVAPLVIDTSKKPFVILVVGVNGVGKTTTIGKLAKRLQGEGKSVMLAAGDTFRAAATEQLQIWGERNHIPVIAQGHGSDSASVIFDAMQSAKAKNIDVLIADTAGRLQNKTHLMAELEKVVRVMRKADPTAPHEGMIVLDAGTGQNAINQVELFNKVVPLTGITITKLDGTAKGGVVFNIAETTDVPIRYIGVGESIDDLRAFSPKQFVAALFETEES; encoded by the coding sequence ATGAATAACCCCAATAATGCTAATCGCGTGGTCATCAACCTTGACGGTAGTCTTGATGATTTGGATGACGATGATATTACCTTACCCAGTCTGCCAGCGCAATCTGTCGATATCATTGATGAACCGATAGCCGATAAGCCTGAAACTGATGCTGCGTCAGAGACTAGCGATGATATTGCTTTAGGGACACCAATTGTGACGCCTGAGCCTCCAGAAGCTACTGAGGTCGCCATTAGTGATCACGATGTAAAAGCTAAGTCTGCTACGGTGCCGACTATGCCATTACAACCACAATTAGGTGAGAGTAGTAGCGCTAGTACGAGTAGTAATGTTAGTACAGAGATGCAGTCAGAGGTCGGTCAACAAGCGCAAGATCAAGATTCGCAAGGCCGCCAAAAAGGCAGTTGGTTCAATCGCATGAAGTCTGGGCTAAGTAAATCGCGTAAAAACTTAGCCGAAGGTATGGTTAATATTCTCATTGGTGGTAAAGAGATTGACGATGAGTTATTAGAAGAGGTTGAAGATCAGTTATTAGTAGCTGATATCGGTGTTGACGCTACCAATCGTATTATCAAGAGTTTGACTGAACAGACTGCCCGTGGCGACCTGATTTATGCGCATTCTTTGTATAAAGCGCTCCAAACAGAATTGGTTGATATTTTGACGCCAAAGGTAGCTCCTTTGGTTATCGATACCAGTAAAAAACCTTTCGTCATTTTAGTAGTTGGGGTGAATGGGGTGGGCAAAACCACCACTATTGGTAAGTTGGCTAAGCGTCTGCAAGGTGAAGGCAAGTCAGTCATGCTAGCCGCTGGCGATACTTTCCGTGCAGCGGCAACTGAACAGCTGCAGATTTGGGGTGAGCGTAATCATATACCGGTAATTGCTCAAGGTCATGGTTCCGATAGCGCATCCGTTATCTTTGATGCCATGCAATCTGCTAAAGCCAAAAACATCGATGTTCTCATTGCTGATACCGCAGGCCGCTTGCAAAATAAGACTCATCTAATGGCAGAGCTCGAAAAAGTGGTGCGGGTTATGCGTAAAGCGGATCCTACGGCACCGCACGAGGGTATGATTGTTCTTGATGCGGGCACCGGTCAAAATGCTATCAATCAAGTGGAGCTGTTTAATAAAGTCGTTCCTTTGACCGGTATTACCATTACCAAACTCGATGGTACCGCTAAGGGCGGAGTAGTCTTTAACATCGCTGAAACTACCGATGTGCCCATTCGCTATATTGGAGTAGGTGAGTCGATTGATGATTTGCGCGCCTTTAGTCCTAAGCAGTTCGTTGCAGCGTTGTTTGAGACTGAGGAAAGCTAA
- a CDS encoding methylated-DNA--[protein]-cysteine S-methyltransferase: MIVTTTDLEQYSLILIASTNEHPSPKLVEVNWLPKDDISWRASKSFAQLKKHYRLSADDFSFIDSNSLSRKDPSQALLLTAIDQLDEYAAGKRKVFDLPLDLSLGTEFQQKVWRALQDINYGETISYATLAQNVNNPKGYRAVANANGKNPFSIIVPCHRVIASDGKLGGYTGGLDKKEYLLALEGV, translated from the coding sequence ATGATAGTAACGACTACCGACTTAGAGCAATATAGCTTGATTTTAATTGCTAGTACGAATGAGCATCCAAGCCCTAAGCTGGTGGAAGTAAATTGGCTGCCAAAGGATGATATTTCATGGCGTGCTTCCAAGTCGTTTGCTCAGCTCAAAAAGCATTACCGGCTAAGCGCTGATGATTTTAGCTTTATAGATAGTAATAGCCTAAGTAGAAAAGACCCTTCCCAAGCTTTATTATTAACAGCGATTGATCAGCTGGACGAATATGCTGCTGGCAAGCGCAAGGTTTTTGATCTGCCACTGGATTTGTCATTGGGTACTGAATTTCAGCAAAAAGTATGGCGAGCACTCCAAGATATCAATTATGGTGAAACTATCAGTTATGCCACCCTTGCCCAAAATGTCAATAATCCTAAGGGTTACCGCGCAGTTGCCAATGCTAACGGTAAAAATCCATTTAGCATTATTGTTCCTTGCCACCGTGTGATTGCTAGCGATGGCAAACTTGGCGGCTATACTGGCGGACTCGATAAAAAGGAGTATCTGCTAGCGCTGGAAGGAGTCTAG
- the rodA gene encoding rod shape-determining protein RodA: MSLNPQYRFSRQSHHFGQRHQSTLWQQIHIDPWLTLLLLAICCIGLTILYSASTQNVDMVMRQVISYGVAFVVMFIMAQIPPNFYRSFTPIFYVLGLILLVLVDIIGEVRMGAQRWINLPGFGSVQPSEFMKLGMPMMCAWYLSKRDLPPSLSSIVVTLAIIIVPVLLIAKEPDLGTSLLVAASGIFVLFLAGLSWWMISGAIALSIPLIAFAWHFLLHDYQRTRVLTLLNPEADVQGAGWNIIQSKTAIGSGGLSGKGYLDGTQSHLHFLPEGHTDFIIAAFAEEFGLFGVMLLMFAYACLLIRALYITITHPDTYSRLLAGAIAMSFFVYVFVNIGMVGGILPVVGVPLPFVSYGGTAIVTLMAGFGLLMSIHTHKAV; encoded by the coding sequence ATGTCCTTGAACCCGCAGTATCGCTTTTCACGTCAAAGTCATCATTTTGGCCAGCGCCATCAATCGACGTTGTGGCAACAAATCCATATTGACCCTTGGCTAACTCTACTACTATTAGCCATTTGCTGTATTGGTTTAACCATTTTATACAGTGCCTCTACTCAAAACGTAGATATGGTTATGCGCCAAGTAATTAGTTATGGGGTGGCTTTTGTGGTTATGTTTATCATGGCACAAATCCCCCCCAATTTTTATCGCTCTTTTACACCTATATTTTACGTATTAGGATTAATATTGTTGGTGCTAGTCGATATTATTGGTGAAGTCAGAATGGGTGCTCAGCGCTGGATTAATCTACCTGGATTTGGGAGTGTACAGCCGTCCGAATTTATGAAGCTGGGCATGCCTATGATGTGCGCCTGGTATTTATCCAAGCGTGACCTCCCCCCTTCTCTCTCTAGTATCGTCGTAACCTTAGCTATTATTATAGTGCCGGTGTTACTTATCGCTAAAGAGCCTGATCTTGGCACTTCTTTATTGGTAGCTGCTAGCGGTATTTTCGTGCTGTTTTTAGCAGGATTATCTTGGTGGATGATCTCAGGCGCAATCGCTTTATCTATTCCATTAATCGCTTTTGCTTGGCATTTTTTATTGCACGACTATCAGCGAACCCGAGTCTTGACCTTACTCAATCCGGAAGCTGATGTTCAAGGAGCGGGCTGGAATATTATTCAATCTAAAACCGCCATTGGCTCAGGCGGTCTTAGTGGCAAGGGTTATCTTGATGGCACTCAATCGCACTTACACTTTTTGCCTGAAGGTCATACTGACTTTATTATCGCCGCCTTCGCTGAGGAGTTTGGATTATTTGGCGTAATGCTATTGATGTTTGCCTATGCTTGTTTATTAATACGGGCTCTATATATTACCATCACCCACCCCGATACTTATAGCCGTCTCTTAGCAGGCGCTATTGCTATGTCATTTTTTGTCTATGTGTTCGTTAATATTGGTATGGTAGGTGGCATTTTGCCCGTAGTAGGGGTGCCTCTGCCATTTGTCAGTTATGGCGGCACCGCTATCGTAACCTTGATGGCAGGTTTTGGTCTATTGATGTCAATCCACACGCATAAAGCCGTTTAA
- a CDS encoding M16 family metallopeptidase, with amino-acid sequence MPWSLFAPSLPSPLSKYSKKSKLGIACALAIATTLTGCQTTANDTATSTDNTPKSELAADKSQTLAMDMSGRHEYQLDNGLKVIIKEDHRAPVVMTQIWYRVGSADEPVDKGGISHLLEHMMFKGTTNVSSADFERLIAKFGGSNNAFTSYDYTGYYELFPANRLPLALELEADRMTNVIFDEQAFAKEHQVVMEERRQRTDDNPLAKAYESFRLLALPDSPKGESVIGPMNELESITLADLKQWYKTWYAPNNATLVIVGDVEPQQALAQVKSYFGELTPSNLPKRPAVRQQGFRGYQQVSSEQAVEVPVLLMGYNVPSLLTTDNENQAYALSLAQDVLDGGLSARLESRLIREQGLLTTVGTSYDLLDRGDGLFLVQATPREGVSLERAQKAIMAEIDKLATDPIKAEEISRAKTNTMTGLIYAQDSMAGQARMIGSLQTIGLDDRLLAELPNKLDKVTVADIKAASKKYLVNNNLTVMYIVPPNKEGNAAK; translated from the coding sequence ATGCCTTGGTCTTTATTCGCTCCATCATTGCCATCCCCTTTATCCAAATATTCTAAAAAGTCAAAGCTAGGTATTGCTTGCGCCCTTGCTATAGCCACGACTCTTACTGGCTGCCAGACAACGGCTAACGATACAGCGACATCAACTGATAATACGCCTAAGAGTGAATTAGCAGCTGATAAATCGCAAACCTTGGCTATGGATATGTCCGGTCGGCATGAATATCAGTTAGATAATGGCTTAAAAGTTATTATCAAAGAAGATCACCGTGCGCCTGTGGTGATGACCCAGATATGGTATCGAGTGGGTTCAGCCGATGAGCCCGTTGATAAAGGCGGTATCTCTCATTTGCTTGAACATATGATGTTTAAAGGTACTACCAACGTTTCAAGCGCTGACTTTGAGCGTCTGATTGCCAAATTTGGTGGCAGCAATAACGCTTTTACCAGTTACGACTATACTGGTTATTACGAATTATTCCCAGCTAATCGCTTACCCTTGGCGTTAGAGCTAGAAGCGGACCGCATGACCAATGTTATCTTTGATGAGCAAGCGTTTGCTAAAGAGCATCAGGTTGTTATGGAAGAGCGCCGTCAACGTACCGATGACAATCCACTTGCCAAAGCGTATGAGTCGTTTCGTCTGTTGGCGCTACCTGATAGCCCCAAAGGCGAATCAGTTATTGGTCCTATGAACGAGCTTGAATCTATCACCCTTGCAGACTTGAAACAGTGGTATAAGACCTGGTATGCGCCTAACAATGCTACCTTAGTTATTGTGGGCGATGTGGAGCCGCAACAAGCACTAGCACAAGTTAAAAGCTATTTTGGAGAATTAACACCCAGTAATTTACCTAAGCGTCCCGCTGTCCGTCAGCAAGGTTTCCGTGGTTATCAGCAAGTCAGCTCCGAGCAAGCCGTTGAGGTGCCGGTACTATTAATGGGTTATAACGTACCGAGCTTATTGACTACGGATAACGAGAACCAAGCTTATGCGTTATCTTTAGCACAAGATGTGTTAGACGGCGGGCTATCCGCTAGGCTTGAGAGTCGATTGATACGTGAACAGGGTTTGCTGACTACTGTCGGCACCTCTTATGACTTGCTTGATCGCGGCGACGGATTATTCTTAGTGCAAGCGACGCCGCGTGAAGGGGTGAGTTTGGAGCGTGCGCAAAAAGCTATCATGGCTGAGATTGACAAGTTGGCTACTGACCCTATCAAGGCTGAGGAGATTAGCCGCGCTAAGACCAACACCATGACAGGTCTGATTTATGCTCAAGACAGTATGGCAGGACAGGCTCGAATGATTGGCTCATTACAAACTATTGGTCTTGATGATAGGTTGCTGGCAGAGCTACCAAACAAGCTGGATAAAGTTACGGTTGCAGACATAAAAGCCGCCAGCAAAAAGTATTTGGTAAACAATAACTTAACCGTTATGTATATCGTACCGCCTAATAAAGAAGGCAATGCGGCTAAATAA
- a CDS encoding ferrous iron transport protein A yields MKATLFSSYHTNTNLETSSLHLSSLLDLGKQQIAIIDEVIANDRFGDIDSTISQRLKDLGFLPNTTIRVIAKSLFGKPPYVVQLGTGAQFSLRTDELMKIRCHPLTT; encoded by the coding sequence ATGAAGGCTACTTTATTCTCGTCTTATCATACTAATACTAATCTGGAAACTAGCTCATTGCATCTATCTTCATTATTAGATTTAGGTAAGCAGCAAATTGCCATCATTGATGAGGTCATAGCCAATGATCGATTTGGTGATATCGATAGCACAATCAGTCAAAGACTAAAAGATTTGGGGTTTTTGCCCAATACGACCATCCGGGTGATTGCCAAAAGCTTATTTGGCAAACCGCCTTACGTAGTACAGCTGGGCACTGGAGCACAGTTTAGCTTACGTACTGATGAGCTTATGAAAATCAGGTGTCACCCTTTAACGACTTAG
- a CDS encoding D-Ala-D-Ala carboxypeptidase family metallohydrolase, whose translation MTILKTSTVLTLSLFIGMASTQAAILSSDNERRIQVRHGNSNNAYIAPDNRNRPSDDSYRTNLGGDSLQGLINQKQREFEFDAKLSIEENKRVRINRPAVSNRYDTRYGTVDNGYDYEDDYSYQAPGRAMDFNSWLNSSQYRAQQVANFQRYLGSQVGAHNVPPMNQLLTTARSWDKCGYEPYQLPPQELWSNIVPTIKLYNALKGQGILPSTTEIRSVYRSPGLNSCAGGANSSKHMTAGALDIWVPEYEGNSWRTSEMQDNLCRFWQYQGSHYDFGLGIYSTGAVHLDTQGYRKWGAQHTANYSACRY comes from the coding sequence ATGACTATTCTTAAAACCAGCACTGTTCTTACCCTGTCCTTATTTATAGGGATGGCTAGTACGCAGGCGGCGATATTGAGTTCCGATAATGAGCGCCGTATTCAGGTGCGTCATGGAAACAGTAACAATGCTTATATTGCTCCTGACAATCGTAATAGACCCAGTGATGACTCATATCGTACCAATTTAGGTGGTGATAGCTTGCAAGGTCTCATTAATCAAAAACAACGTGAATTTGAATTTGATGCCAAGCTATCTATTGAAGAAAACAAACGAGTTAGGATCAACAGACCTGCAGTTAGTAATCGTTATGATACCCGTTATGGAACGGTGGATAATGGCTATGATTATGAGGACGACTATAGCTATCAAGCTCCTGGCAGGGCTATGGATTTTAATAGCTGGCTGAATAGTAGCCAGTACCGTGCTCAACAAGTGGCCAATTTTCAGCGTTATCTAGGCTCACAGGTAGGGGCTCATAATGTTCCGCCAATGAACCAGTTGTTAACGACTGCTCGCAGTTGGGACAAGTGCGGATATGAACCTTATCAGTTGCCACCGCAGGAGCTATGGTCGAATATTGTGCCTACTATAAAGCTTTATAATGCGCTCAAAGGACAAGGCATCTTACCGTCTACTACAGAGATTCGTTCGGTATACCGTAGTCCAGGACTTAATAGCTGCGCGGGCGGAGCTAATAGTAGTAAACATATGACCGCAGGGGCTTTGGATATTTGGGTGCCTGAATATGAGGGTAACTCGTGGCGTACTAGTGAAATGCAGGATAATTTATGCCGTTTTTGGCAATATCAGGGTAGCCATTATGATTTTGGTTTGGGGATATATTCAACCGGCGCTGTCCATTTAGATACTCAAGGCTACCGCAAATGGGGCGCCCAGCATACCGCTAACTACTCTGCTTGTCGTTATTAG
- the feoB gene encoding ferrous iron transport protein B: MTTPITLALVGAPNCGKTATFNVLTGSKAKVANYSGVTVDKRTATLLGHSGVNIIDLPGTYSLKTTSLDEEVTRKVLMGQMPGESVPDGIIFVADATNLRMSLRMLLELKNLGLPIIVALNLSDVAASRGLIVDESVLSAELGVPVVKTVAIKRKGCKQLLDLADEFIEHLSNKAPAMRFYNTDTDTQSMYQMADNILNQAVTRPQSLPKWHERIDQLVLHPVIGMVILLMILFVIFQAVYAWAAPLMDGLEWLVGSLGVLLATWLPDGMLQSLIVNGIIAGVGSVVVFVPQIALLFLFLLILEDSGYLPRAAFLLDNVLSKVGLSGRSFIPLLSGFACAIPAVMSTRTIPNHRERFIAIAVLPMLTCSARLPIYALIIAAVIPNHKVLGIFNLQGMTLFILYIAGIGSAALVSWLFKRFHHTKSETSAFPLLMELPTYRLPNIKHIASELWDKVSAFLMKAGTVIFALSVLLWVLVSFPAAPANAAGPAINYSFAGMLGHLLEPIFAPIGFTWQMCIALIPGLAAREVVVAALGTVYAVSSVSDDAISQTLIPIINAEWGLATAFSFLAFYVYAPMCLATLAVIRRETKSLKQTLAIAGYLFVLAYLMAWIVYRVTGQIFGF, encoded by the coding sequence ATAACTACCCCCATCACGCTTGCCTTAGTAGGCGCACCGAACTGCGGAAAGACCGCTACTTTTAATGTTCTGACAGGATCTAAAGCCAAAGTCGCCAACTATTCGGGAGTAACCGTCGATAAGCGTACTGCTACCCTACTGGGGCATTCTGGGGTAAATATTATAGATCTGCCAGGTACTTATAGCTTGAAAACTACCAGCCTTGATGAAGAAGTCACTCGTAAGGTTTTAATGGGTCAAATGCCGGGCGAGTCTGTACCTGATGGGATAATCTTCGTGGCTGATGCTACTAACTTACGTATGTCGCTGCGTATGCTATTAGAGCTCAAGAATTTAGGCTTACCTATTATAGTAGCTCTCAATCTGAGTGATGTGGCAGCAAGCCGCGGGTTGATAGTCGATGAATCCGTGCTATCAGCAGAGCTTGGCGTACCTGTGGTCAAAACCGTTGCTATCAAACGCAAAGGCTGCAAACAGTTATTAGATTTGGCCGATGAGTTCATTGAACACTTAAGCAATAAAGCGCCAGCCATGCGTTTTTATAATACCGACACTGATACGCAGTCTATGTACCAGATGGCAGATAACATTCTAAATCAGGCGGTGACGAGACCACAAAGCTTACCAAAATGGCATGAGCGTATAGATCAGTTGGTGCTTCATCCCGTCATAGGCATGGTCATCCTTTTGATGATTCTTTTTGTTATATTTCAAGCCGTCTATGCTTGGGCAGCACCGCTCATGGATGGGCTTGAATGGCTAGTGGGTAGCCTCGGCGTATTATTAGCAACATGGCTACCAGATGGTATGCTACAGAGCTTAATCGTAAATGGCATTATAGCTGGTGTGGGTAGCGTAGTCGTGTTTGTGCCACAAATTGCGCTACTTTTTTTATTCTTATTAATCCTTGAGGATTCAGGGTATTTGCCGCGCGCGGCGTTCTTATTGGATAATGTATTATCTAAAGTTGGGCTATCGGGACGCTCGTTTATTCCTTTACTGTCGGGGTTTGCTTGTGCGATACCAGCCGTCATGTCGACCCGTACCATTCCTAATCACAGAGAGCGCTTTATCGCAATCGCAGTATTGCCCATGCTTACCTGTTCGGCACGCCTGCCTATTTATGCGCTGATAATCGCGGCAGTTATTCCGAACCATAAGGTGCTGGGTATATTTAATTTGCAGGGCATGACTTTATTTATCTTATATATCGCTGGAATTGGTTCGGCCGCCTTAGTATCGTGGCTATTTAAACGTTTTCATCATACAAAATCAGAAACGTCTGCCTTTCCCCTCCTGATGGAGCTGCCTACTTATCGCCTACCTAATATCAAGCATATTGCTAGCGAGCTTTGGGACAAGGTAAGTGCCTTTTTAATGAAAGCAGGTACGGTTATTTTTGCTCTGTCGGTCTTATTATGGGTATTGGTGAGCTTTCCAGCAGCGCCTGCTAACGCTGCCGGCCCTGCTATTAATTATAGCTTTGCAGGTATGCTTGGGCATTTGCTTGAGCCTATTTTTGCACCCATTGGTTTTACTTGGCAGATGTGTATAGCCTTGATTCCCGGACTGGCAGCGAGAGAAGTAGTAGTTGCCGCTTTAGGTACGGTATATGCTGTAAGCAGTGTTAGTGACGATGCTATTAGCCAAACACTTATCCCCATTATCAATGCTGAATGGGGACTGGCAACTGCTTTTTCATTTTTAGCATTTTATGTTTATGCGCCTATGTGTCTTGCTACCCTTGCCGTTATTCGCCGCGAAACTAAATCGTTAAAGCAAACACTAGCTATCGCAGGATATTTGTTTGTATTGGCTTACCTGATGGCGTGGATAGTTTATCGAGTTACAGGGCAAATTTTTGGTTTTTAA
- a CDS encoding M16 family metallopeptidase yields the protein MPYKTLVSTKDSDAKPNAQSAVNKRLHISKTKRRFYLKSALLLSLSALITPVYADDYIEDRSQSSATLNPDAPIAALATLRSLDDVKPLQMSVPDIQHFKTTAGVPVAFVRATTLPIVDIDLRFNAGSARDSSLRPDGFGIANMTATMLSQGTDKLNEDDFTRAVETLGINLGSSAYKDMFIVSLRSLSDDEHLLPAIDLMTQMLTEASFDQQILARNKARLLVGLQQQKQDPGSLASLAFHKALYDEHPYAQPTSGTLESVPTIDRDDLTDFQKRYLVAANASLAMTGNLTLEQAKELAEAITAKLPVGKAAATLPEPKPLTKAQHIHIPFPSTQTTVLMGQLGNKRATNPVAQQQQTNFAVGNEVLAGGDFNARLMTEIRQNLGYTYGISGSMNPMLARGPYQIGFSTRTDKARAAIDASLAVIDNTLENGISANEMRLTTDNLKNSFPMSFASNAGINGLLGMMNFYNLPDSYLTDYTTRIDNVKLSEVNKTMRETLSPDKFLIVTVGQDDPWSTMPTNTPAKP from the coding sequence ATGCCTTATAAAACCCTAGTGTCTACTAAAGATTCAGACGCAAAACCAAACGCTCAATCTGCTGTAAACAAAAGACTTCATATCTCTAAGACTAAGCGCCGTTTTTACTTAAAATCCGCTTTATTATTAAGTCTCTCAGCACTCATTACTCCAGTCTATGCTGATGATTATATAGAGGATCGTAGTCAATCCAGTGCGACGCTAAATCCCGATGCGCCGATTGCTGCCCTAGCTACTCTGCGCAGTTTGGATGACGTAAAACCACTACAAATGAGCGTGCCAGATATCCAGCATTTCAAAACCACGGCTGGCGTTCCAGTGGCTTTTGTACGTGCCACCACCTTGCCGATCGTTGATATTGATTTACGCTTCAATGCCGGTAGCGCACGCGATAGCAGTTTACGTCCAGATGGCTTTGGTATTGCCAATATGACTGCTACCATGCTGTCGCAAGGCACTGATAAACTAAACGAAGATGACTTTACCCGCGCGGTTGAAACCTTGGGTATCAATCTGGGTAGTAGCGCCTATAAAGATATGTTTATTGTCTCTCTACGCAGCTTATCTGATGACGAGCATCTGCTGCCTGCTATTGACTTGATGACCCAAATGTTGACTGAAGCTAGCTTTGATCAGCAGATTTTAGCTCGTAATAAAGCTCGATTATTGGTCGGCCTGCAACAACAAAAGCAAGATCCGGGTAGTCTTGCCAGTTTGGCATTTCATAAAGCTTTGTATGATGAGCACCCTTATGCTCAGCCAACGTCCGGTACCCTTGAGAGTGTGCCAACTATCGATCGAGATGATCTAACTGATTTTCAAAAGCGTTATTTAGTCGCAGCCAATGCTTCTCTTGCTATGACCGGCAACCTAACTTTAGAGCAGGCTAAAGAGCTCGCTGAAGCTATCACTGCCAAACTACCAGTTGGTAAGGCAGCGGCTACTTTACCTGAACCTAAACCGTTGACCAAAGCCCAGCATATTCATATTCCTTTTCCTAGTACGCAAACTACGGTACTCATGGGTCAATTGGGTAATAAGCGCGCTACCAATCCTGTTGCCCAGCAGCAGCAAACCAACTTTGCGGTTGGTAATGAGGTCTTGGCTGGTGGGGATTTTAATGCCAGACTGATGACTGAGATACGTCAAAACCTTGGCTATACTTATGGTATTTCAGGCTCAATGAATCCAATGCTGGCACGGGGTCCTTATCAGATTGGCTTTTCTACTCGCACTGATAAAGCTCGCGCTGCTATTGATGCCAGCTTAGCGGTCATTGATAACACTTTAGAGAATGGCATTAGCGCCAATGAGATGCGCCTAACTACTGACAACTTAAAGAATAGCTTTCCGATGAGTTTTGCCAGTAACGCTGGGATTAATGGTTTATTGGGGATGATGAATTTTTATAACTTACCTGATAGTTATTTGACCGATTACACTACTCGCATTGATAACGTGAAGCTATCAGAGGTTAATAAAACCATGCGTGAGACGCTCAGTCCTGATAAATTTTTGATTGTCACCGTAGGTCAAGATGATCCTTGGAGCACAATGCCTACTAATACTCCTGCTAAACCTTAA
- a CDS encoding YebC/PmpR family DNA-binding transcriptional regulator: protein MAGHSKWSNIKHRKARQDAVRGKVFTRVIREIVSAAKQGDPDPDKNPRLRAAIEKGLSVNMTKDTINRAVERGAGGGDNDNMDEISYEGYGVGGVAVLVETMTDNVNRTVSEVRHAFTKYDGNLGTSGSVAYLFNKRGEISFNDVSLEEDVMLTALDAGAVDIENDGDSLLVITEVDTFGQVKDALNAAGLISDNAEVTMSPSTNAEIDNLDDAEKVMKMIDMLEDLDDVQEVYTNVSFTDEVMAQLEE, encoded by the coding sequence ATGGCAGGTCATTCTAAATGGTCAAATATTAAGCATCGTAAAGCCCGTCAAGATGCGGTTAGAGGTAAGGTATTTACTAGAGTCATCCGCGAGATTGTATCAGCAGCCAAACAAGGTGATCCCGACCCTGATAAAAACCCACGCTTGCGTGCGGCTATCGAAAAAGGTTTGTCAGTCAATATGACCAAAGACACTATCAATCGTGCGGTTGAGCGCGGTGCAGGGGGTGGTGACAATGACAATATGGATGAAATCAGTTATGAAGGTTACGGCGTCGGCGGGGTGGCGGTACTGGTCGAAACCATGACGGATAATGTCAATAGAACCGTCAGCGAAGTACGTCACGCCTTTACTAAATATGATGGTAATTTAGGAACCTCAGGCTCGGTTGCTTATCTATTTAATAAGCGCGGTGAGATCAGCTTTAATGACGTTAGCTTAGAAGAGGATGTCATGCTGACGGCATTAGATGCAGGGGCAGTAGATATCGAAAATGACGGTGACAGCTTGTTAGTCATCACTGAAGTAGATACTTTTGGTCAAGTTAAGGATGCTTTAAATGCCGCAGGCTTAATCTCAGATAACGCTGAGGTCACTATGTCGCCATCAACCAATGCTGAAATTGACAACCTTGACGATGCAGAAAAGGTAATGAAAATGATAGATATGCTTGAGGACTTGGATGACGTACAAGAGGTCTATACCAATGTCAGCTTCACCGATGAAGTGATGGCGCAGCTTGAAGAGTAG